One window from the genome of Microcebus murinus isolate Inina chromosome X, M.murinus_Inina_mat1.0, whole genome shotgun sequence encodes:
- the BCOR gene encoding BCL-6 corepressor isoform X1, with product MLSATPLYGNVHSWMNSERVRMCGASEDRKIPVNDGDTSKARLELREENPLNHNVVDANTAHRIDGLAALSMDRTGLIREGLRVPGNIVYSSLCGLGSEKGREAATSTLGGLGFSAERNPEMQFKPNTPETVEASAVSGKPPNGFSAIYKTPPGIQKSAVATAETLGLDRPASDKQSPLNINGASYLRLPWVNPYMEGATPAIYPFLDSPNKYSLNMYKALLPQQSYSLAQPLYSPVCTNGERFLYLPPPHYVSPHIPSSLASPMRLSTPSASPAIPPLVHCADKSLPWKMGVSPGNPVDSHAYPHIQNSKQPRVPSAKAVTSGLPGDTALLLPPSPRPSPRVHLPTQPTADTYSEFHKHYARISTSPSVTLSKPYMTVSSEFPTARLSNGKYPKAPEGGESAQPVPGHTRKTAVQDRKDGGSPPLLEKQTVTKDVTDKPLDLSSKVVDVDASKADHMKKMAPTVLVHSRAGSGLVLSGSEIPKETLSPPGNGCAIYRSEIISTAPSSWVVPGPSPNEENNGKSMSLKNKTLDWAIPQQRSSSCPRMGGTDAVITNVSGSVSSAGRPASASPAPNANADGTKTSRNSVDTTPSVIQHVGQPPTTPAKHSNSTSSKGTKASNPEPSFKANENGLPPSSIFLSPNEAFRSPPIPYPRSYLPYPAPEGIAISPLSLHGKGPVYPHPVLLPNGSLFPGHLAPKPGLPYGLPTGRPEFVTYQDALGLGMVHPMLIPHTPIEIAKEEKPERRSRSHERARYEDPTLRNRFSEILEAGSTKLHPEVPTDKNLKPNPSWNQGKTVVKSDKLVYVDLLREEPDAKTEANVSKPGFVAETVSQSAEPAKPPTDPALQQHRDFITLREELGRISDFHEAYTFKQAPGQSVFSLNKDSVPAGTNKENVGMPVSTPFLEPTLGNDGPTVTFGKTQEDPKPFCVGGTPPSVDVTPTYTKDGADEAESNDGKVLKPKPSKLAKRIANSAGYVGDRFKCVTTELYADSSQLSREQRALQMEGLQEDSILCLPAAYCERAMMRFSELEMKEREGGHPATKDSEVCKFSPTDWERLKGNQDKKPKSVALEEAIADQNESERCDYSAGNKHHDPFEAPEDKDLPVEKYFVERQPVSEPPADQVAADMPHSPTVRLDRKRKVSGDSSHTETTAEEQPEDPLLKAKRRRVSKDDWPEREMTNNSSNHLEDPHYSELTNLKVCIELTGLHPKKQRHLLHLRERWEQQVSAAESKPGRQSRKEVTQVVQPEVTTQGNNITEEKPGRKRAEAKGNRSWSEESLKSSDNEQGLPVFSGSPPMKSLSSTNAGGKKQTQPSCTPASRPPAKQQKIKESQKTDVLCTDEEEDCQAASLPQKYTDNSEKPSGKRLCKTKHLIPQEPRRGLSLTGDYYVENADGKMTVRRFRKRPEPSSDYDLSPAKQEPKPFDRLQQLLPASQSTQLPRSSSPQETTQSRPMPPEARRLIVNKNAGETLLQRAARLGYEEVVLYCLENKICDVNHRDNAGYCALHEACARGWLNIVRHLLEYGADVNCSAQDGTRPLHDAVENDHLEIVRLLLSYGADPTLATYSGRTIMKMTHSELMEKFLTDYLNDLQGRSDDDSSGSWEFYGSSVCEPDDESGYDVLANPPGPEDQDDDDDSYSDVFEFEFSESPLLPCYNIQVSVAQGPRNWLLLSDVLKKLKMSSRIFRCNFPNVEIVTIAEAEFYRQVSASLLFSCSKDLEAFNPESKELLDLVEFTSELQTLLGSSVEWLHPNDVVSDDYWKSPPTAGGSGEMKKADSKTRKADLQK from the exons ATGCTCTCAGCAACCCCCCTGTATGGGAACGTTCACAGCTGGATGAACAGCGAGAGGGTCCGCATGTGTGGGGCAAGCGAAGACAG GAAAATTCCTGTAAATGATGGTGACACTTCAAAAGCCAGACTGGAACTGAGGGAAGAGAATCCCTTGAACCACAACGTG GTGGATGCAAATACGGCCCATCGGATTGATGGCCTGGCAGCACTGAGCATGGACCGCACCGGCCTGATCCGGGAAGGGCTCCGGGTCCCCGGAAACATTGTTTATTCTAGCTTGTGTGGACTGGGCTCAGAGAAAGGTCGGGAGGCTGCCACAAGCACTCTAGGTGGCCTTGGGTTTTCTGCAGAGAGAAATCCAGAGATGCAGTTCAAACCGAATACACCCGAGACAGTGGAGGCTTCCGCTgtctctggaaaacccccaaatGGCTTCAGTGCTATATACAAAACACCGCCTGGAATACAAAAAAGTGCTGTAGCCACAGCAGAAACACTGGGCTTGGACAGGCCTGCCAGTGACAAACAGAGCCCCCTAAACATCAATGGTGCTAGTTACCTGCGGCTGCCCTGGGTCAATCCTTACATGGAAGGTGCCACGCCAGCCATCTACCCTTTCCTCGACTCGCCAAATAAGTATTCACTGAACATGTACAAGGCCTTGCTACCTCAGCAGTCCTACAGCTTGGCCCAGCCTCTGTATTCTCCAGTCTGCACCAACGGGGAGCGCTTTCTCTACCTGCCGCCACCTCACTACGTCAGTCCCCACATCCCGTCGTCCTTGGCATCACCTATGAGGCTCTCGACGCCTTCTGCCTCCCCAGCCATCCCACCTCTCGTCCACTGTGCAGACAAAAGCCTCCCATGGAAGATGGGTGTCAGTCCTGGGAACCCCGTTGATTCCCATGCCTATCCCCACATCCAGAACAGTAAACAGCCCAGGGTGCCCTCTGCTAAGGCAGTCACTAGTGGTCTGCCAGGGGACACAGCTCTCCTGTTGCCTCCCTCGCCTCGGCCCTCACCCCGGGTCCACCTTCCCACCCAGCCTACTGCAGACACCTACTCTGAGTTCCACAAGCACTATGCCAGGATCTCCACCTCTCCTTCAGTCACCCTGTCGAAGCCATACATGACGGTCAGCAGCGAGTTCCCCACGGCCAGGCTCTCCAACGGCAAGTATCCCAAGGCTCCGGAAGGGGGTGAAAGTGCCCAACCAGTGCCCGGGCACACCCGGAAGACAGCAGTTCAAGACAGGAAAGATGGTGGTTCACCTCCTCTGTTGGAGAAGCAGACCGTTACCAAAGACGTCACAGATAAACCACTAGACTTATCTTCTAAAGTGGTGGATGTAGATGCTTCCAAAGCTGACCACATGAAAAAGATGGCTCCCACAGTCCTGGTTCACAGCAGGGCTGGAAGTGGCTTAGTGCTCTCCGGAAGTGAGATTCCTAAGGAAACATTATCTCCTCCAGGAAATGGCTGTGCTATCTATAGATCTGAAATCATTAGCACTGCTCCGTCATCCTGGGTGGTGCCTGGGCCAAGTCCTAACGAAGAGAACAATGGCAAAAGCATGTcgctgaaaaacaaaacactggacTGGGCAATCCCACAGCAGAGGAGTTCATCATGTCCCCGAATGGGTGGCACGGACGCTGTGATCACTAATGTTTCCGGGTCAGTGTCAAGTGCAGGCCGCCCAGCCTCTGCATCACCGGCCCCAAATGCCAATGCAGATGGCACCAAGACCAGCAGGAACTCCGTGGACACCACCCCATCTGTCATTCAGCACGTGGGCCAGCCCCCAACCACGCCTGCTAAGCACAGCAACAGCACCAGCAGCAAGGGCACCAAAGCCAGCAACCCAGAACCGAGTTTCAAAGCAAACGAGAATGGCCTCCCACCAAGTTCAATATTTCTGTCTCCAAATGAGGCATTCAGGTCCCCACCAATTCCCTACCCCAGGAGTTACCTCCCTTACCCAGCGCCTGAGGGCATTGCTATAAGTCCCCTCTCCTTACATGGCAAAGGACCTGTCTACCCTCACCCAGTTTTGTTACCCAACGGCAGTCTCTTTCCTGGGCACCTTGCTCCAAAGCCTGGACTGCCCTATGGGCTGCCCACCGGCAGGCCAGAGTTTGTGACCTACCAAGATGCCCTGGGCTTGGGCATGGTGCATCCCATGTTAATACCACACACACCCATAGAGATCGCTAAAGAGGAGAAACCAGAGAGGAGGTCCCGGTCCCACGAGAGAGCCCGCTACGAGGACCCAACCCTCCGGAATCGGTTTTCTGAGATCTTGGAAGCTGGCAGCACCAAGTTACATCCAGAAGTCCCCACGGACAAGAACCTAAAGCCAAATCCCAGCTGGAATCAAGGGAAGACTGTTGTCAAAAGCGACAAACTTGTCTATGTAGACCTTCTCCGAGAAGAACCAGATGCTAAAACTGAGGCAAATGTGTCCAAACCTGGCTTTGTAGCGGAGACTGTTAGCCAGAGTGCTGAGCCCGCCAAGCCCCCAACTGACCCAGCTCTGCAGCAACACCGTGATTTCATCACCTTGAGAGAGGAGTTGGGGCGCATCAGTGACTTCCATGAAGCTTATACTTTCAAACAGGCTCCAGGCCAGTCAGTCTTCAGTTTAAACAAGGACAGTGTTCCGGCTGGTACCAACAAAGAGAACGTAGGGATGCCAGTCTCAACTCCATTCCTGGAGCCAACTCTGGGGAACGATGGCCCTACTGTAACTTTTGGTAAAACCCAAGAGGATCCCAAACCATTCTGTGTGGGTGGTACCCCCCCGAGCGTGGACGTCACCCCCACCTATACCAAAGATGGAGCTGATGAGGCGGAATCAAATGATGGCAAAGTTCTGAAACCGAAGCCATCTAAGCTGGCAAAGAGAATCGCAAACTCGGCAGGTTACGTGGGTGACCGATTCAAGTGTGTCACTACTGAACTGTACGCAGATTCCAGTCAGCTCAGCAGGGAGCAGCGGGCATTGCAG ATGGAAGGATTACAAGAGGACAGTATTTTATGTCTACCCGCTGCTTACTGTGAG CGTGCAATGATGCGCTTCTCAGAGTTggagatgaaagaaagagaaggtggCCACCCAGCAACCAAAGACTCCGAGGTGTGCAAATTTAGTCCAACTGACTGGGAAAGGTTGAAAGGAAATCAGGACAAAAAGCCAAAGTCGGTCGCCCTGGAGGAGGCCATTGCCGACCAGAACGAAAGTGAGAGAT GCGACTATAGTGCCGGAAATAAACACCATGATCCCTTTGAAGCCCCGGAGGACAAAGATCTTCCTGTGGAGAAGTACTTTGTGGAGAGGCAGCCTGTGAGCGAGCCACCCGCAGACCAGGTGGCTGCGGACATGCCACACAGCCCCACCGTCCGGCTGGACAGGAAACGCAAAGTCTCAGGTGACAGCAGCCACACTGAGACCACTGCGGAGGAGCAGCCAGAGGACCCTCTGCTAAAAGCCAAGCGAAGACGAGTCTCCAAAG ATGACTGGCCTGAGAGGGAAATGACAAACAATTCCTCTAACCACTTAGAAGACCCACATTATAGTGAGCTGACCAACCTGAAGGTGTGCATTGAATTAACAGGGCTCCATCCTAAAAAACAACGCCACTTGCTGCACCTTAGAGAACGGTGGGAGCAGCAGGTGTCGGCAGCAGAGAGCAAACCTGGCCGGCAAAGCAGAAAGGAAGTGACCCAGGTGGTTCAGCCTGAGGTTACTACCCAGGGGAATAACATCACCGAAGAGAAACCTGGCAGGAAAAGGGCAGAGGCCAAAGGCAACAGAAGCTGGTCGGAAGAGTCGCTCAAATCCAGTGACAATGAACAAG GCTTGCCTGTGTTCTCCGGCTCTCCGCCCATGAAGAGTCTTTCATCCACCAATGCAGGCGGCAAAAAGCAGACTCAGCCAAGCTGCACGCCAGCCTCGAGGCCGCCTGCCAAACagcagaaaattaaagaaagccAGAAGACAGATGTGCTGTGCACAGATGAAGAAGAGGATTGCCAGGCTGCCTCCCTGCCACAGAAATACACCGACAACAGTGAGAAACCATCCGGGAAGAGACTGTGCAAAACCAAGCATTTGATACCTCAGGAGCCCAGGCGGGGGCTGTCGCTGACGGGGGACTACTACGTGGAGAATGCTGATGGCAAG ATGACTGTCCGGAGATTCAGAAAGCGGCCTGAGCCCAGTTCGGACTACGATCTGTCACCAGCTAAGCAGGAGCCAAAGCCCTTCGACCGCTTGCAGCAACTGCTACCAGCTTCCCAGTCCACGCAGCTACCACGCTCAAGTTCCCCTCAAGAGACCACCCAGTCTCGCCCGATGCCGCCGGAAGCACGGAGACTTATTGTCAATAAGAACGCTGGCGAGACCCTCCTGCAGCGGGCAGCCAGGCTTGGCTATGAG gaAGTGGTCTTGTACTGCCTGGAGAACAAGATTTGTGATGTGAACCATCGAGACAACGCAGGTTACTGTGCCCTACATGAAGCTTGTGCTAGAGGGTGGCTCAACATCGTGCGACACCTCCTTGAATATGGCGCTGATGTCAACTGCAGTGCCCAGGATGGAACCAG GCCACTGCATGATGCCGTTGAGAACGATCACTTGGAAATTGTCCGCTTGCTCCTTTCCTATGGTGCTGACCCCACTTTGGCTACGTACTCAGGTAGAACCATCATGAAGATGACACACAGTGAACTTATGGAAAAGTTTTTAACAG aTTATTTAAATGACCTTCAAGGTCGCAGTGATGATGACTCCAGTGGCTCTTGGGAGTTCTATGGCAGCTCTGTGTGTG AACCCGATGATGAAAGTGGCTATGATGTTTTAGCAAACCCCCCAGGACCAGAAGACCAGGATGATGATGACGATTCCTATAGTGATGTGTTCGAATTTGAATTTTCAGAAAGCCCCCTTTTACCGTGCTACAACATCCAAGTATCTGTCGCTCAGGG gCCACGAAACTGGCTACTACTTTCAGATGtgcttaagaaattaaaaatgtcctCCCGCATATTCCGC